A region from the Pseudomonas sp. P8_229 genome encodes:
- a CDS encoding type II and III secretion system protein family protein → MQSRFRPIVKPVVRALILMGLSMNAAIAATGNCSALGRMPPVIEIGEGFQQDIQSPVAITRVAIGDPKIADVHDTGRASFLLTGVAPGATSLMVWTSCSSEPRQSMVFVKGSATAALTSASRMPSDDPTLPSQVQTDIRFVEVSRTKLKEATASLIGVRGNFLFGSPGTLPNISGVPTPKLPVDNGQFNFSWIGGKTMAIINALEGSGFAYTLARPSLVALSGQSASFLAGGEIPIPVPSSGSDTVTIEYKEFGIRLTLTPTVIDRNRVALKVAPEVSELDYANAITIAGTPVPALTVRRTDTSVSLADGESFVISGLISTTNTSQVNKFPGLGDIPVIGAFFRDSQIKREERELLMIVTPHLVQPLAADAQLPSLPGEKLRNYDPNFYRMFFLENGNFDKRSGLSQ, encoded by the coding sequence ATGCAGAGTCGATTCAGGCCGATAGTAAAACCTGTAGTCCGGGCCTTGATACTGATGGGACTGTCAATGAACGCGGCCATCGCGGCCACGGGCAATTGCTCGGCACTCGGCCGTATGCCGCCGGTGATCGAGATCGGCGAAGGGTTCCAGCAGGACATCCAGTCGCCGGTGGCAATCACCCGCGTGGCCATCGGCGACCCGAAAATCGCCGATGTGCATGACACCGGCCGCGCTTCGTTTTTGCTGACCGGCGTGGCTCCCGGCGCCACCAGTCTGATGGTCTGGACCTCGTGCTCCAGTGAGCCGCGTCAAAGCATGGTGTTCGTTAAAGGCAGTGCCACCGCGGCATTGACCAGCGCCAGCCGAATGCCTTCCGATGATCCGACGCTGCCCTCGCAAGTGCAGACCGACATTCGTTTCGTCGAAGTCAGCCGCACCAAGCTCAAGGAGGCCACGGCCTCGTTGATCGGTGTGCGCGGCAACTTCCTGTTCGGCTCGCCAGGTACGCTGCCGAACATCAGTGGCGTGCCGACGCCGAAGCTGCCGGTGGACAACGGTCAGTTCAACTTCTCATGGATCGGCGGCAAGACCATGGCGATCATCAACGCCCTCGAAGGCAGCGGTTTCGCCTACACCCTGGCGCGGCCGAGCCTGGTGGCGCTGAGTGGGCAGAGCGCAAGCTTCCTCGCCGGTGGTGAAATTCCGATCCCGGTGCCCAGTTCCGGCAGCGACACGGTGACCATCGAGTACAAGGAGTTCGGGATCCGCCTGACCCTGACCCCGACTGTGATCGACCGCAACCGCGTGGCGCTCAAGGTTGCCCCGGAAGTCAGCGAACTGGATTACGCCAACGCCATCACCATTGCCGGCACCCCGGTGCCGGCCCTGACTGTACGCCGCACCGATACCAGCGTGTCGCTGGCCGACGGCGAAAGCTTCGTCATCAGTGGCTTGATCAGCACCACCAACACCTCGCAGGTGAACAAGTTTCCGGGGTTGGGCGACATCCCGGTGATCGGCGCGTTTTTCCGTGATTCGCAAATCAAGCGCGAAGAGCGCGAGCTGCTGATGATCGTCACCCCGCACCTGGTGCAGCCGCTGGCCGCCGATGCGCAATTGCCGTCGCTGCCGGGCGAAAAACTGCGCAACTACGACCCGAACTTCTACCGCATGTTCTTCCTGGAAAACGGTAACTTCGACAAGCGCAGCGGGTTGTCCCAATGA
- a CDS encoding response regulator transcription factor: MNKLTSAVKVLVVDDQPLIVEELCEFLESSGYRCVPCESSQQAIERFSEDAEIGLVLSDLHMPDMDGIQLVQELQRICGKHRVFEAIMLTGRADKQDVIKALRAGIADYYQKPIELDELLEGVRRQELALQDRHKNVQLGHLNQKLQFLSESIDDLYQDLDKVRRNPAAVVSDMLGGDGAEAEQEIPAIFNQLSPRQLDVARLVGKGQTNYQIACELGITENTVKLYVSQVLRLTHMHNRTQLALALSPSASAARQRVTAH; encoded by the coding sequence GTGAACAAGCTTACGTCTGCGGTAAAAGTGCTCGTAGTCGATGATCAACCGTTGATTGTCGAAGAGTTGTGCGAGTTTCTCGAAAGCAGCGGTTACCGCTGTGTGCCGTGTGAATCCAGCCAGCAGGCGATCGAGCGTTTCAGCGAAGACGCGGAAATCGGCCTGGTGCTGAGCGATCTGCATATGCCCGACATGGATGGCATTCAACTGGTGCAGGAGCTGCAACGTATCTGCGGCAAACACCGGGTGTTCGAAGCGATCATGCTCACCGGTCGCGCTGATAAACAGGACGTGATCAAGGCCCTGCGCGCAGGGATTGCCGACTACTATCAGAAGCCGATCGAACTGGATGAACTGCTCGAAGGCGTGAGACGTCAGGAATTGGCGCTGCAGGATCGGCACAAGAATGTGCAGCTGGGTCATCTGAATCAGAAGCTGCAATTTCTTTCCGAATCCATCGACGATCTCTACCAGGACCTGGACAAGGTCCGGCGTAATCCGGCGGCAGTGGTCAGCGACATGCTCGGCGGCGATGGCGCCGAGGCAGAGCAGGAAATTCCGGCGATCTTCAATCAGTTGTCACCACGGCAGCTGGATGTGGCGCGCCTGGTGGGCAAAGGGCAGACCAACTATCAGATCGCCTGCGAGTTGGGCATCACCGAAAACACCGTGAAGCTGTACGTTTCGCAGGTGTTGCGCCTGACCCACATGCACAACCGCACCCAATTGGCATTGGCGCTTTCACCCAGCGCCTCAGCAGCTCGTCAGCGGGTAACCGCACACTGA
- the cpaB gene encoding Flp pilus assembly protein CpaB, whose product MNSRVTMGLAVVLLLGAIIVGYWGLVLSRQPAPVAQAPAAPAAVVEKTVAAAEDQTRQPVVVLLHDVPPFTPLTAADLALEKLRSAPAGSLSSVDQAVGRTPWRHLSAGTWLNDESFEAGGSLARMIHSDERALTVAVDEVIGAAGQLIPGDYVDVLLYLRQDASNLQQSAQIVVPAMRVLGVGDQYGLTNDGQPASPALSADDKLKQDQRRIAARTVVLAVPEQLLSRMMLATQVGTLRLAVRSSEEQRLAKYWAGEKQSPAHLDNANSQLFQFTQLALGAAPKTPATGGHTRTPMEVIRGNQVSQQAP is encoded by the coding sequence ATGAACAGTCGCGTCACCATGGGTCTTGCAGTAGTGTTGTTGCTTGGGGCAATCATCGTCGGTTACTGGGGCCTGGTCCTCAGTCGGCAACCGGCTCCCGTTGCCCAGGCGCCTGCCGCCCCGGCTGCCGTTGTGGAAAAAACCGTCGCCGCCGCCGAAGACCAGACCCGTCAGCCCGTGGTCGTGCTGTTGCACGATGTCCCGCCTTTTACCCCGTTGACGGCTGCGGATCTGGCGCTGGAAAAGCTGCGCAGTGCCCCGGCCGGCAGCCTGTCCAGCGTCGATCAAGCAGTCGGCCGTACCCCTTGGCGACACCTGAGCGCGGGCACTTGGCTCAACGATGAAAGCTTCGAAGCTGGCGGATCGCTGGCACGGATGATTCACAGTGATGAGCGTGCCTTGACCGTGGCGGTGGATGAGGTAATCGGTGCTGCCGGGCAACTGATCCCCGGTGACTACGTCGACGTGTTGCTCTACCTGCGCCAGGACGCGAGCAATCTGCAGCAATCGGCGCAGATCGTCGTACCGGCCATGCGCGTACTCGGCGTTGGCGATCAATACGGCCTGACCAACGACGGCCAGCCCGCCAGCCCGGCCCTCAGCGCCGACGACAAACTCAAACAGGATCAACGCCGCATCGCCGCGCGCACCGTGGTGCTGGCGGTGCCTGAGCAGTTGCTGAGCCGGATGATGCTCGCCACCCAGGTCGGCACGTTGCGCCTGGCCGTGCGCAGCAGCGAGGAGCAGCGCCTGGCCAAATACTGGGCTGGTGAAAAGCAGTCGCCGGCGCACCTGGACAACGCCAACAGCCAACTCTTCCAGTTCACGCAACTGGCCCTGGGCGCGGCGCCGAAAACGCCGGCCACTGGCGGCCATACGCGCACGCCGATGGAAGTGATCCGCGGCAACCAGGTTTCCCAACAAGCCCCATGA
- a CDS encoding TadE/TadG family type IV pilus assembly protein — MKTGFAKSQAGAVAIEFALVFVIFFAVFYALVSYSLPFVLMQTFNEATSEAVRRSVGVDPNTPGYASVVVSTANTALTQQLQWVPPALNLVVGVDTSAVYDATQGTLTVRVDYPTSKLNQVIPFLVLPGVGAVPSLPATLSAASSLKF, encoded by the coding sequence ATGAAAACCGGCTTCGCAAAATCACAGGCAGGCGCAGTGGCGATCGAATTCGCTCTGGTATTCGTGATTTTTTTCGCTGTGTTCTACGCGCTCGTCAGCTACAGCCTGCCGTTTGTATTGATGCAGACGTTCAACGAGGCAACGTCCGAAGCGGTGCGTCGCAGCGTCGGGGTCGACCCCAACACCCCCGGTTATGCCTCCGTGGTGGTGAGCACTGCCAACACCGCGTTGACCCAGCAGTTGCAGTGGGTGCCACCAGCGCTGAACCTGGTGGTCGGCGTCGACACCTCAGCGGTGTATGACGCCACTCAAGGTACGCTGACGGTCAGGGTCGATTACCCTACCAGCAAGCTCAATCAGGTCATTCCGTTTCTGGTGCTGCCGGGCGTGGGTGCAGTGCCGAGCCTGCCCGCCACCCTCTCCGCCGCGTCGAGCCTGAAATTTTGA
- a CDS encoding PAS domain-containing sensor histidine kinase, which produces MTTGDKLFGRLLKRAPAPANELPDHLGSPPLGLHLHLDHDGCVLQLAGPLRHQLAQQPPHQSPVPLSAYLLAHSTLAIEGRPQDWQGQMLDLDFPGLSDQTLHLRGWVQPSAEGWVLQLMDIADLLLERQQSRHRESCQALAGQISEHLRACSLMRLPVVVSEQLQAIAQRWHIPCLAIALLDEQEQGWQIFEQYRAHDAPMLWQDGQRLGTPLDSLNGSAPQRLGAHHGLYEHARVEATFGNADGFAVPYSDDRGVVAWLLCGFYTVDVAAPHLSDRDWMSLTSALAGPLLSRLRDQQHHQYTERLESLQTLLGTGWWEMLGDEVLLAPSLLDVLPADSARISLQDWLALIHPADREELRSRLHTLQLHGEALTLNVRLHRSGPEQTPLWYRVQGQVAGTGEQRRLVGFMLDISDIQNQQQRAEAAHARLDNLIASSPAVIYVQRYVEGALIPDFFSASLEPLLGWTPDECSSADWVQLIHPEDRELYFARSRQLLREGSVRARFRLRDARGEYHWLLDEAKLLRNDLGLPVEAVGLWLDVTEATLAAEQVRHSEERYRILVEDSPAMICRYRPDLTLTFGNRPLATYLECTPEQLPGVDLGSWMSDEQRAAFVQRLALLTPELPVSTAEISLQLPGREHAWWVWSDRGVFDEHGRLLEVQAVGRDNTEVRRSQQQLTQSAKMATLGEMATGLAHEINQPLNVMRMAIVNVLKRLGNGDVQIDYLTDKLNRIDAQVQRAAKVVDHMRVFGRRSEVEQQLFNPASAIEGTLSLLAEGMRGKGVDLRISETGFSVQVRGYVDQLEQVLINLMVNARDALLGKREKDSSFKPWISIYAERDEHKVRLWVEDNGGGIDPRLLERIFEPFFTTKPVGVGTGLGLSVSYGIIENMGGHLSVRNSVEGARFCIELPVAPEV; this is translated from the coding sequence TTGACCACCGGCGACAAACTGTTCGGGCGCCTGCTCAAACGCGCGCCTGCGCCTGCCAACGAACTCCCCGACCATCTCGGCTCGCCGCCGCTGGGCCTGCATCTGCATCTGGACCACGACGGTTGCGTGTTACAGCTGGCCGGGCCGTTGCGCCACCAACTGGCACAACAGCCGCCCCACCAATCACCGGTGCCGCTGTCGGCTTATTTACTGGCGCACAGCACGCTGGCGATTGAAGGCCGCCCACAAGACTGGCAAGGGCAAATGCTCGACCTGGACTTTCCCGGCCTCAGCGATCAGACCCTGCACCTGCGCGGTTGGGTGCAGCCTTCGGCCGAGGGCTGGGTGCTGCAACTGATGGACATCGCAGACCTGCTGCTGGAGCGCCAGCAATCGCGCCACCGCGAATCCTGTCAGGCGCTCGCCGGGCAGATCAGCGAACACCTGCGAGCCTGCAGCCTGATGCGCCTGCCGGTGGTGGTCAGCGAGCAATTGCAGGCCATCGCCCAGCGCTGGCATATCCCGTGCCTGGCCATCGCCCTGCTCGACGAACAGGAACAGGGCTGGCAGATCTTCGAACAGTATCGCGCCCACGATGCACCCATGCTGTGGCAGGACGGCCAGCGTCTGGGCACGCCGCTCGACAGCCTCAACGGCAGTGCACCGCAGCGCCTCGGCGCCCATCATGGCTTGTACGAACACGCGCGGGTGGAAGCCACGTTCGGCAACGCCGATGGTTTCGCCGTGCCCTACAGCGATGATCGCGGGGTGGTGGCGTGGCTGCTCTGCGGCTTCTACACCGTCGACGTTGCCGCGCCGCATCTGAGCGACCGCGACTGGATGTCATTGACCAGCGCCCTCGCCGGCCCGTTGCTCAGCCGCCTGCGCGACCAGCAGCATCATCAATACACCGAGCGGCTCGAGTCGCTGCAAACCCTGCTCGGCACTGGTTGGTGGGAGATGCTCGGTGACGAGGTGCTGCTGGCCCCGTCGCTGCTCGATGTGCTGCCAGCAGACAGTGCTCGAATCTCACTGCAGGACTGGCTGGCGCTGATTCATCCGGCCGACCGCGAAGAACTGCGCAGTCGCCTGCACACCCTGCAACTGCACGGCGAGGCCCTGACCTTGAACGTTCGCCTGCACCGCAGCGGTCCCGAACAAACGCCCTTGTGGTATCGCGTGCAGGGTCAGGTCGCCGGCACCGGTGAACAGCGGCGCCTGGTAGGGTTCATGCTCGACATCAGCGACATCCAGAACCAGCAGCAACGGGCCGAAGCCGCCCATGCGCGACTGGACAATCTGATCGCCAGCTCGCCGGCGGTGATTTATGTCCAGCGCTACGTCGAAGGCGCGCTGATTCCAGACTTCTTCAGCGCCAGCCTGGAACCTCTGCTGGGCTGGACACCAGACGAGTGCAGCAGCGCCGACTGGGTGCAACTGATTCACCCTGAGGACCGCGAGCTGTATTTCGCCCGCTCCCGACAACTGTTACGCGAAGGCTCGGTGCGCGCGCGTTTTCGCTTGCGCGACGCGCGCGGCGAATATCACTGGCTGCTCGACGAAGCCAAGCTTTTGCGCAATGACCTTGGCCTGCCGGTCGAAGCTGTCGGGCTGTGGCTGGATGTCACCGAAGCGACCCTCGCCGCCGAGCAGGTCAGGCACAGCGAAGAGCGCTATCGGATTCTGGTGGAAGACTCGCCAGCGATGATCTGCCGCTATCGCCCGGACCTGACCCTGACGTTCGGCAACCGTCCGCTGGCGACCTATCTGGAATGCACGCCGGAGCAATTGCCGGGGGTCGATCTGGGCAGCTGGATGTCCGATGAACAACGTGCAGCGTTCGTGCAACGCCTGGCGCTGCTGACCCCGGAGCTGCCAGTGAGCACCGCCGAAATCAGCCTGCAGTTGCCCGGGCGCGAACACGCGTGGTGGGTGTGGTCAGATCGCGGCGTGTTCGATGAACACGGGCGCCTGCTCGAAGTGCAGGCCGTGGGCCGCGACAACACCGAGGTGCGGCGCTCGCAGCAGCAACTCACGCAAAGCGCGAAAATGGCCACCCTCGGCGAAATGGCCACCGGCCTCGCCCACGAAATCAACCAGCCACTGAACGTCATGCGCATGGCCATCGTCAACGTGCTCAAGCGCCTGGGTAACGGCGATGTGCAGATCGATTACCTGACCGACAAACTCAACCGCATCGACGCCCAGGTGCAGCGCGCGGCAAAAGTGGTCGATCACATGCGCGTGTTCGGCCGCCGCTCGGAGGTCGAGCAGCAACTGTTCAACCCGGCCTCGGCCATCGAAGGCACGCTGTCGTTGCTGGCCGAGGGCATGCGCGGCAAGGGCGTGGACCTGCGCATCAGCGAAACCGGTTTTAGCGTGCAGGTACGCGGTTATGTCGATCAGCTGGAGCAGGTGCTGATCAACCTGATGGTCAACGCCCGCGATGCACTACTCGGCAAACGCGAGAAAGATTCGTCGTTCAAGCCCTGGATCTCGATCTACGCCGAGCGCGATGAGCACAAGGTGCGGCTGTGGGTCGAGGACAACGGCGGCGGCATCGACCCGCGTTTGCTGGAGCGGATTTTCGAACCGTTCTTCACCACCAAACCGGTCGGCGTCGGCACCGGGCTGGGCCTGTCGGTAAGTTACGGCATCATCGAAAACATGGGCGGCCATCTCAGCGTGCGCAATTCGGTGGAAGGCGCGCGGTTCTGCATTGAGCTGCCAGTGGCACCGGAGGTCTAG
- a CDS encoding CpaF family protein, giving the protein MSAEKLFGAVQHGPAGNSDHEGLKLVLHRYIIDAIEESGKNLLEGSRQLLAQFVTDKVAEYIARLHLAISRYEMERLAEEIVDELTGFGPLEVLLRDQSVTEILVNGPHRVFIERDGVLHQSDLRFIDAHHVERVMQRILAPLGRRLDESSPMVDARLPDGSRVNAIIPPIALDGPCLSIRKFRKDMLKSSDLMAMQTIDLAIFEFLQEAVGKRCNVLISGGTGTGKTTLLNILSQLINPHERLVTIEDVAELQLGHPHVVRLETRPPNAEGHGEVKASDLIRNALRMRPDRIILGEIRGVEVVDVLTAMNTGHDGSMSTVHANNAQDALLRLETLVGLTGRSIAERTLRQMICAALDVIIQLTRMPDGRRCVSEVVEVVGIREDVYVTNTLFRLDRRTGFGFLREAVNPAGDKLRHETNLG; this is encoded by the coding sequence ATGAGCGCGGAAAAACTGTTCGGTGCGGTGCAGCATGGCCCGGCCGGCAACTCCGATCACGAAGGCCTGAAGCTGGTCCTGCACCGCTACATAATCGACGCCATTGAGGAGTCGGGGAAAAACCTGCTGGAAGGCTCGCGTCAGTTGCTGGCGCAGTTTGTCACCGACAAGGTCGCCGAATACATCGCCCGTCTGCACCTGGCGATTTCCCGTTACGAGATGGAGCGTCTGGCCGAGGAGATCGTCGATGAGCTCACCGGCTTCGGTCCACTGGAAGTGTTGCTGCGCGATCAGTCGGTGACCGAGATTCTGGTCAACGGCCCGCACCGGGTATTCATCGAGCGCGACGGCGTGCTGCACCAAAGTGACCTGCGTTTTATCGATGCGCATCACGTCGAGCGGGTCATGCAACGAATTCTTGCGCCACTCGGGCGCCGCCTCGACGAGTCCTCGCCGATGGTCGATGCGCGTCTGCCGGATGGCAGTCGGGTCAACGCGATCATTCCGCCGATTGCCCTCGACGGCCCGTGCCTGTCGATCCGCAAATTTCGCAAGGACATGCTCAAGAGCAGTGACCTGATGGCGATGCAGACCATCGATCTGGCTATTTTCGAATTCCTTCAAGAGGCGGTGGGCAAGCGCTGCAACGTGCTCATCAGCGGCGGTACCGGCACCGGCAAGACCACGTTGCTGAACATCCTCAGCCAATTGATCAACCCTCACGAACGCCTGGTGACCATCGAAGATGTCGCCGAACTGCAACTCGGCCACCCGCACGTCGTACGCCTGGAAACCCGTCCGCCGAATGCCGAGGGCCACGGGGAGGTCAAGGCCAGCGACCTGATCCGCAACGCCCTGCGGATGCGCCCCGACCGGATCATCCTCGGCGAGATTCGCGGGGTCGAAGTGGTCGATGTACTGACGGCGATGAACACCGGTCACGACGGTTCGATGAGCACCGTGCACGCCAACAATGCGCAGGATGCGTTGTTGCGCCTGGAGACACTGGTGGGTCTGACCGGCCGTTCCATCGCCGAGCGCACGTTGCGCCAGATGATCTGCGCCGCCCTCGATGTGATCATCCAGCTGACCCGCATGCCCGATGGCCGGCGCTGCGTCAGCGAGGTGGTGGAGGTGGTCGGCATTCGTGAAGACGTGTATGTCACCAACACCCTGTTTCGCCTTGATCGGCGCACCGGTTTCGGCTTCCTGCGCGAAGCGGTCAATCCGGCGGGCGACAAGTTGCGGCACGAGACGAACCTGGGCTGA
- a CDS encoding AAA family ATPase, whose protein sequence is MNQNLSQTFLAITRNSTDLEWLQGALAPLGQVVSAGAGSLDELLALVDVTFASLVFVGLDREHVVAQSALIEGALEAKPMLAIVALGDGMDNQLVLNAMRAGARDFVAYGSRASEVAGLVRRLNKRLPPVTTNTQLGGLTVLYGAQSNSDGALLSNHLAQVVQKSGQQTLLLDLGLPRGDSLALLGLESSFHFGDALRHLRRLDTTLIDSAFTSTEAGLRILAYASNDEPLESTSAAELYMLLSALRQHFQHIVVNLTGQSDSEALRTFVSHCDKLLWYTDQNVLNCRRNLAVLNLWREKGMKLDHARLLVDGYLGNVAPDSETLGKTFNLEVIAVLAANAEVRLNAKNQGVSLFELAPREKLTQSLRTLGERLAKRSEGLAKPKAVTWFDRLRGTS, encoded by the coding sequence ATGAACCAGAACCTGAGCCAGACCTTTCTTGCGATCACCCGCAACAGCACTGATCTGGAGTGGCTGCAAGGCGCTCTCGCCCCGCTGGGGCAAGTGGTCAGTGCCGGGGCCGGGAGCCTGGACGAATTGCTGGCGCTGGTCGATGTCACCTTCGCCAGCCTGGTGTTCGTTGGCCTGGACCGTGAGCATGTGGTGGCGCAGAGCGCGTTGATCGAGGGCGCGCTGGAAGCCAAACCGATGCTCGCCATCGTTGCGCTCGGCGATGGCATGGACAATCAACTGGTGCTCAATGCCATGCGCGCCGGCGCCCGGGATTTCGTGGCGTACGGTTCGCGCGCCAGTGAAGTCGCCGGGCTGGTAAGACGCCTGAACAAACGCCTGCCACCGGTGACTACCAACACCCAGCTCGGTGGCCTCACCGTGTTGTACGGCGCGCAAAGCAATTCGGATGGCGCACTGCTGAGCAACCATTTGGCGCAGGTGGTGCAAAAAAGCGGTCAGCAAACCCTGCTGCTGGATCTGGGCCTGCCCCGTGGCGACAGCCTGGCGTTGCTCGGGCTTGAGAGTTCGTTTCACTTCGGCGATGCCTTGCGCCATTTGCGCAGGCTCGACACCACCCTGATCGACAGTGCCTTCACCAGCACCGAAGCGGGCCTGCGGATTCTGGCGTATGCCAGCAACGACGAGCCGCTGGAAAGCACCAGCGCCGCCGAGCTGTACATGCTGCTCAGCGCCTTGCGCCAACATTTCCAGCACATCGTCGTGAACCTTACCGGGCAGTCCGACAGCGAAGCCTTGCGCACCTTTGTCAGCCATTGCGACAAGCTGCTGTGGTACACCGATCAGAACGTGCTCAACTGCCGCCGCAACCTCGCCGTGCTCAATCTGTGGCGCGAGAAAGGCATGAAGCTCGACCACGCGCGTTTGCTGGTGGACGGCTATCTGGGCAACGTTGCTCCGGATTCTGAAACCCTGGGAAAAACCTTCAATCTGGAAGTGATCGCGGTGTTGGCGGCCAACGCCGAGGTGCGTCTGAACGCCAAAAACCAGGGCGTCAGCCTGTTCGAACTGGCCCCGCGGGAAAAACTCACGCAGAGCCTGCGCACCCTCGGCGAGCGCCTGGCCAAACGCTCCGAAGGCTTGGCCAAACCCAAGGCCGTCACCTGGTTCGATCGCTTGCGAGGCACCTCATGA
- a CDS encoding Flp family type IVb pilin has product MIIDYLLARARLLCRSEEGASAIEYAIVVAMVAVVVVVFVTPIGDKVLAIFNLVLTKLGGATQVRPTP; this is encoded by the coding sequence ATGATCATCGACTATCTATTGGCCAGGGCCAGATTGCTGTGCAGAAGTGAAGAAGGTGCGTCTGCCATTGAATATGCGATCGTGGTGGCAATGGTGGCGGTCGTTGTGGTGGTGTTTGTGACGCCCATCGGCGACAAGGTGCTGGCCATTTTCAACCTGGTGCTGACCAAACTCGGTGGCGCTACACAGGTCAGACCGACGCCCTGA
- a CDS encoding response regulator, with translation MTASSLPRQQLLLVDDEEDALLELAELLEGEGFVCHTATSVKLALHHLTRYPDIALVITDLRMPEESGMSLIKRLREHTSRQHLPVIVTSGHADMEDVSDMLRHQVLDLFRKPIYHVRLLETLDNLFPNPKAQAT, from the coding sequence ATGACTGCTTCCTCACTCCCCCGCCAACAGTTGCTGCTGGTTGACGATGAAGAGGATGCGTTGCTTGAGCTGGCCGAGTTACTGGAGGGCGAGGGCTTTGTCTGCCACACCGCGACGTCGGTGAAACTCGCCCTGCACCACCTCACCCGCTATCCCGATATCGCCCTGGTGATTACCGATCTGCGTATGCCGGAGGAGTCCGGCATGTCGCTGATCAAACGCCTGCGCGAGCACACTTCACGCCAGCATCTACCGGTGATCGTCACGTCCGGACACGCCGACATGGAGGACGTCAGCGACATGCTGCGCCATCAAGTGCTGGACCTGTTTCGCAAGCCGATCTACCACGTGCGCCTGCTGGAAACCCTGGACAATCTGTTCCCCAATCCCAAGGCTCAGGCCACGTAA
- a CDS encoding Flp family type IVb pilin: MILEYLIMRLRSFLASTEAASAIEYAIVVAMVAVVVVVFITPLGAKIFAIFNSVLVSLGGTAQTAPVQTP, from the coding sequence ATGATCCTTGAATACCTGATAATGCGCCTGAGGTCCTTTCTGGCCAGCACGGAAGCCGCGTCAGCCATCGAGTACGCCATTGTGGTGGCCATGGTGGCGGTCGTGGTGGTGGTATTCATCACACCACTGGGCGCGAAAATCTTTGCGATCTTCAACAGCGTACTGGTGTCCCTCGGCGGCACTGCACAAACAGCTCCGGTGCAGACACCCTGA
- a CDS encoding prepilin peptidase encodes MQSLVLLIWLALCAAQDARQRRISNVLTFGAGALALIYLWVTGTTWLGADAQEGLWAGVIALALTAPGYFMGRMGAGDVKLMTAMGLATNGLFILCAFIGAGVASLLWLLIAPRVWLHMSQRLREHLRYMEPGVSKKLPFAPFVLAGVLVSIHWIH; translated from the coding sequence ATGCAGAGTTTAGTTCTCCTGATCTGGCTGGCCTTGTGCGCAGCCCAGGATGCCCGGCAACGGCGTATATCCAATGTGCTGACGTTCGGTGCGGGGGCGCTGGCGCTGATTTATCTGTGGGTGACCGGCACGACCTGGCTCGGGGCCGATGCGCAGGAGGGGCTCTGGGCTGGCGTGATCGCCCTGGCGTTGACCGCACCGGGGTATTTCATGGGCCGCATGGGCGCGGGCGATGTGAAATTAATGACAGCCATGGGCCTTGCGACGAACGGTTTATTCATTCTTTGCGCGTTTATCGGCGCCGGCGTCGCCAGTCTGCTCTGGCTGCTGATCGCGCCAAGAGTCTGGCTTCATATGAGTCAACGACTTAGAGAACATCTTCGATATATGGAGCCGGGAGTGTCAAAGAAGCTGCCATTTGCACCGTTCGTGCTGGCGGGGGTACTGGTTTCGATTCATTGGATCCATTAG